In one window of Dyella thiooxydans DNA:
- a CDS encoding NTP/NDP exchange transporter, giving the protein MSASPNHAARLGTASALSALAFFFLMTSYYIIRPVMNQLGGAVGSQSLPLFYGAVFVVMLALTPVFGLLVARFPRRPLLCWSYSFFILCLLAFVPAFLAQDRLGARNLGVVFFVWVSVFNLFVVSLFWSFMADIFSSVEARKAFSLIALGGMGGAVFGPLLTKLLLQLIGVPPLLLVSALALGASLGLLLLLSAREGREPQSRGDQVIGGSLWAGLRAVWTQPFMRYMALLMLFGDGIGTLAYALVADYAKAHFAGVVARTAFYNNLDLATNTLGAVLQLSATRWLLIRLGAGWGLVVPAVVNVLLLVVLALSGSDGSVVVFGSSVSLLALTMVITRGFAYGMTKPATDALYTRVSRETRYKGKNFVETAVWRFGDVVVTSAVSGLRMLGLGVGGLALLGAGVASMATWVATRAGWSADLAPDESAGPGTEGTAAG; this is encoded by the coding sequence TTGAGCGCATCCCCCAATCACGCTGCCAGGCTGGGTACCGCCTCGGCCCTGTCGGCACTGGCGTTCTTTTTCCTGATGACGTCGTACTACATCATCCGGCCGGTGATGAACCAGCTCGGCGGCGCCGTGGGTTCGCAGTCGCTGCCGCTCTTCTACGGGGCGGTGTTCGTGGTCATGCTGGCGCTGACGCCGGTCTTCGGCCTTCTGGTGGCGCGCTTCCCGAGGCGTCCCTTGCTGTGCTGGAGCTACAGCTTCTTCATCCTGTGCCTGCTGGCTTTCGTGCCGGCCTTCCTGGCGCAGGATCGTCTCGGCGCGCGCAACCTGGGCGTGGTGTTTTTTGTGTGGGTCAGCGTGTTCAACCTCTTCGTGGTGTCGCTGTTCTGGAGCTTCATGGCCGACATCTTCTCCAGCGTCGAGGCGCGCAAGGCGTTTTCGCTGATCGCACTGGGCGGCATGGGCGGGGCCGTCTTCGGCCCGCTGCTGACCAAGCTGCTGCTGCAACTTATCGGGGTGCCGCCGTTGCTGCTGGTGTCGGCGCTGGCGCTGGGTGCGTCGCTCGGACTGCTCCTGCTGCTGTCGGCGAGGGAGGGCAGGGAGCCGCAGAGTCGCGGCGACCAGGTGATCGGCGGCTCGCTGTGGGCCGGCCTGCGCGCGGTGTGGACCCAGCCGTTCATGCGCTACATGGCGCTGCTGATGCTGTTCGGTGACGGCATCGGCACGCTGGCCTATGCATTGGTGGCCGATTACGCCAAGGCACATTTCGCCGGCGTGGTGGCGCGTACGGCGTTCTACAACAACCTGGACCTGGCCACCAACACGCTTGGGGCGGTGCTGCAACTGAGCGCCACGCGATGGCTGCTGATCCGCCTCGGTGCCGGCTGGGGGCTGGTGGTGCCAGCGGTGGTGAACGTGCTGCTGCTGGTCGTTTTGGCGCTGTCCGGTTCCGACGGCAGCGTCGTCGTGTTCGGCTCGAGTGTGTCGTTGCTGGCCCTGACGATGGTGATCACGCGCGGCTTTGCCTACGGCATGACCAAGCCGGCCACCGATGCGCTCTACACGCGGGTATCCCGCGAAACCCGCTACAAGGGCAAGAACTTCGTCGAGACCGCCGTCTGGCGATTCGGCGATGTGGTGGTCACCAGCGCGGTCAGTGGCCTGCGCATGCTCGGCCTCGGCGTCGGTGGCCTGGCGCTGCTCGGCGCGGGGGTGGCCTCGATGGCCACCTGGGTGGCCACCCGTGCCGGCTGGTCCGCCGATCTGGCGCCCGACGAGTCGGCCGGGCCGGGCACCGAGGGGACCGCGGCAGGGTAG
- a CDS encoding RNA polymerase sigma factor, with product MTPAMTAPAPDTEDVRAAAGGDRVAFQRLYRRHVDRVYGAVLRLAGYDHARAEDLTQDAFVRAWQKLAEFRHESAFGTWLYRLAVNVALMDIRARGTNPVGFVDEDALPEQGDTPFCAAERDELERAIGKLPPRARAVLVLHDIEGWKHEDISRDLDMAVGTSKAQLHRARALLRKLLGEPA from the coding sequence ATGACGCCCGCGATGACCGCACCGGCCCCCGACACGGAGGATGTGCGCGCCGCCGCCGGCGGTGACCGCGTGGCCTTCCAGCGCCTTTATCGCCGCCACGTCGATCGCGTGTACGGTGCGGTGCTCCGGCTGGCCGGCTACGACCACGCCCGCGCCGAAGACCTTACGCAGGACGCCTTCGTCCGGGCCTGGCAGAAGCTCGCCGAGTTCCGCCATGAGAGCGCCTTCGGCACCTGGCTGTATCGGCTGGCGGTCAACGTGGCACTGATGGACATCCGCGCGCGTGGGACCAACCCGGTGGGTTTCGTCGACGAGGACGCCCTCCCGGAGCAGGGCGACACGCCGTTCTGTGCCGCCGAGCGGGACGAACTGGAGCGTGCAATCGGCAAGCTGCCGCCGCGTGCACGGGCGGTGCTGGTATTGCATGACATCGAAGGCTGGAAACACGAGGACATCAGCCGGGACCTGGACATGGCCGTCGGAACCTCCAAGGCGCAGTTGCACCGCGCCCGCGCCCTGCTGCGCAAGCTACTGGGAGAACCCGCATGA
- the mtgA gene encoding monofunctional biosynthetic peptidoglycan transglycosylase encodes MPPRTALRRLLRWLGLLALAWVALSWLFVLVLRFVPPWTSAVMMERQLSAWMHGEKDFHLHHRWVPWREVSPWVPLAMVAGEDQKFPFHHGFDFDQIQDAIDAADDGRRLRGASTISQQTAKNLFLWNGRSFIRKGLEAYFTVLLEATWPKRRILEVYMNIAELGDGIYGVGAASDTYFHVPPARLGPEQAARLAAVLPSPRRFHVDRPSAYVQRRVDWIEKQMERLGGPGYLDSERPPANTGRR; translated from the coding sequence ATGCCCCCACGAACCGCACTACGCCGCCTGCTGCGCTGGCTTGGCCTGCTCGCCCTGGCCTGGGTGGCCCTCAGCTGGCTGTTCGTGCTGGTGCTGCGCTTCGTTCCGCCGTGGACCTCGGCGGTGATGATGGAAAGGCAGCTCAGCGCCTGGATGCACGGTGAGAAGGATTTCCACCTGCACCACCGCTGGGTGCCGTGGCGCGAGGTTTCGCCCTGGGTGCCGCTGGCGATGGTGGCCGGCGAGGATCAGAAATTCCCGTTCCACCACGGCTTCGACTTCGACCAGATCCAGGACGCGATCGACGCCGCCGACGACGGCCGGCGCCTGCGCGGGGCCAGCACGATCAGCCAGCAGACGGCCAAGAACCTGTTCCTGTGGAACGGCCGCAGCTTCATCCGCAAGGGGCTCGAGGCTTACTTCACGGTGCTGCTGGAGGCCACCTGGCCCAAGCGGCGCATCCTCGAGGTGTACATGAACATCGCCGAGCTCGGGGACGGCATCTACGGCGTGGGAGCGGCCAGCGACACCTACTTCCACGTGCCGCCCGCACGCCTCGGTCCGGAGCAGGCCGCGCGGCTCGCCGCGGTACTGCCCAGCCCGCGACGGTTCCACGTCGACCGTCCGAGTGCCTATGTGCAGCGCCGGGTGGACTGGATCGAAAAGCAAATGGAAAGGCTGGGCGGGCCAGGATATCTGGACAGCGAACGCCCGCCCGCCAATACCGGCCGGCGCTGA
- a CDS encoding glycosyltransferase family 2 protein — protein sequence MTELTIVVPAYNESSVLDAFHARALAVLDTLGMDGRLLYVDDGSRDNTWELIRGYCADPRVTGLCLSRNFGKEAALTAGLDAVTEGAAVVIDADLQDPPELIPALVEQWRAGYDVVYATRSARAGESRLKRFTAAAFYRTMERLSNTPLPRDTGDFRLLSRRALDALATLRERQRFMKGLFAWIGFRQTAIRYQRDPRFAGDTKWNYWRLTQLAIEGITSFSSAPLRLATWIGVAAAAVSFVYGTWVFTKALIWGDPVRGYPTLMVVILFLGGVQLLALGVIGEYLGRNYTETKQRPLYFVQERVDGDR from the coding sequence ATGACCGAACTGACCATCGTCGTCCCTGCCTACAACGAATCGAGCGTGCTCGACGCGTTCCACGCGCGCGCGCTGGCCGTGCTCGACACCCTGGGCATGGATGGGCGACTGCTCTACGTCGATGACGGCAGCCGCGACAACACCTGGGAACTGATCCGCGGCTACTGCGCGGACCCGCGCGTGACCGGACTGTGCCTGTCGCGCAACTTCGGCAAGGAGGCGGCGCTCACCGCCGGCCTCGACGCGGTCACCGAGGGCGCCGCCGTGGTCATCGACGCCGACCTGCAGGATCCGCCCGAACTGATCCCCGCGCTGGTCGAGCAATGGCGGGCCGGCTACGACGTGGTCTATGCCACGCGCAGCGCCCGCGCCGGCGAAAGCCGGCTCAAGCGGTTCACCGCGGCGGCCTTCTACCGGACCATGGAGCGTCTCTCCAATACCCCGCTGCCACGCGACACCGGCGACTTCCGTCTGCTCTCGCGCCGCGCGCTGGACGCACTGGCCACGCTGCGCGAGCGCCAGCGCTTCATGAAGGGCCTGTTCGCCTGGATCGGCTTCCGCCAGACCGCCATCCGCTACCAGCGCGACCCGCGCTTTGCCGGCGACACCAAATGGAACTACTGGCGGCTGACTCAGCTGGCGATCGAGGGCATCACCTCGTTCTCCAGCGCTCCGCTGCGCCTGGCCACCTGGATCGGCGTGGCCGCGGCGGCGGTCTCTTTCGTCTACGGCACATGGGTGTTCACCAAGGCGCTGATCTGGGGCGACCCGGTGCGCGGCTACCCCACGCTGATGGTGGTGATCCTGTTCCTCGGTGGCGTGCAGCTGCTGGCGCTGGGCGTGATCGGCGAGTACCTGGGACGCAACTACACCGAGACCAAGCAGCGCCCGCTGTACTTCGTGCAGGAGCGTGTCGACGGCGACCGCTGA
- a CDS encoding GMC family oxidoreductase: protein MAYDYVIVGAGSAGCVLAHRLSANPDTRVLLLEAGPRDWNPLIHMPAGLARLVKVRSVNWDYHTEPEPQLLGRRLWWPRGKTLGGSSSINAMCYIRGVPGDYDRWAEASGDPRWSWHQVLPWFKLSEDNARGADARHGTGGPLGVSDLRHHNVLSDALLEAAGQVGHARNEDFNGEHQEGFGLYQVTQRNGARCSTATGFLRPVRDRANLEVRTGALVERVIIERGRAVGVQLRNGSGSQRIDAGQVLLAAGAINSPHLLMLSGIGPADHLREHGIPVVLDQPEVGGNLQDHLDICTLVGSTRPVTYDHLNEVAAGLRYLIARQGPGTSNIAEAGGFLRSRLATDERCDLQFHFVPALLDDHGRHRLPGDGYTLHACYLHPRSRGRLRLRSADPARPVAIHANYLGDGEGHDLARMIEAAKLSRDILAQAAFDPYRGEPVFPETALESDAEFEAFIRRKAESVYHPVGSCRMGRDAGAVVDSELRLRGIDGLRVVDASVMPELPSGNTNAPTIMIAERASALLLGMEH from the coding sequence ATGGCTTACGACTACGTCATCGTCGGCGCTGGCTCGGCCGGCTGCGTGCTGGCCCACCGGCTGAGCGCGAATCCGGACACGCGGGTACTGCTGCTGGAAGCCGGGCCGCGCGACTGGAACCCGCTGATCCACATGCCGGCGGGCCTGGCGCGGCTGGTCAAGGTGCGCAGCGTGAACTGGGACTACCACACCGAGCCCGAGCCGCAATTGCTCGGCCGGCGCCTGTGGTGGCCGCGCGGCAAGACGCTGGGCGGCTCCAGCTCGATCAACGCGATGTGCTACATCCGCGGCGTGCCCGGCGACTATGACCGCTGGGCCGAGGCCTCGGGCGATCCGCGCTGGAGCTGGCACCAGGTGCTGCCCTGGTTCAAGCTGAGCGAGGACAACGCGCGAGGTGCAGACGCCCGCCACGGCACCGGTGGGCCGCTGGGCGTGTCGGACCTTCGCCACCACAACGTGCTGTCGGACGCCCTGCTGGAGGCAGCCGGCCAGGTCGGCCATGCGCGCAACGAGGACTTCAACGGCGAACACCAGGAAGGCTTCGGCCTGTACCAGGTCACCCAGCGCAACGGCGCGCGCTGCTCCACCGCGACCGGCTTCCTGCGGCCGGTGCGCGACCGCGCCAACCTCGAGGTACGCACGGGCGCCCTGGTCGAGCGCGTGATCATCGAGCGCGGCCGCGCGGTCGGGGTGCAGCTGCGCAACGGCAGCGGCTCGCAACGCATCGATGCCGGCCAGGTACTGCTGGCGGCCGGTGCGATCAATTCCCCCCACCTGCTGATGCTGTCGGGCATCGGTCCGGCCGACCACCTGCGCGAACACGGCATCCCCGTCGTGCTCGACCAGCCGGAAGTCGGCGGCAACCTGCAGGACCACCTGGACATCTGCACCCTGGTCGGCAGCACCCGTCCGGTCACCTACGACCATCTGAACGAAGTGGCCGCAGGCCTGCGCTACCTGATCGCGCGGCAGGGTCCTGGCACGTCGAACATCGCCGAGGCCGGCGGCTTCCTGCGCAGCCGGCTGGCCACCGACGAGCGCTGCGACCTGCAGTTCCATTTCGTGCCCGCCCTGCTCGACGACCACGGTCGGCACCGTCTGCCCGGCGACGGCTACACCCTGCACGCCTGCTACCTGCACCCGCGCAGCCGCGGACGGCTGCGGTTGCGCTCGGCGGACCCTGCCCGGCCGGTGGCGATCCACGCCAACTACCTGGGCGACGGCGAAGGCCACGACCTCGCCCGGATGATCGAGGCGGCGAAGCTGTCACGCGACATCCTCGCCCAGGCCGCCTTCGATCCCTACCGGGGCGAACCGGTGTTCCCGGAGACGGCGCTGGAAAGCGACGCCGAGTTCGAGGCTTTCATCCGCCGCAAGGCCGAATCGGTCTACCACCCGGTCGGCAGCTGCCGGATGGGCCGGGATGCCGGCGCCGTGGTCGACAGCGAATTGCGCCTGCGCGGCATCGACGGACTGCGTGTAGTCGACGCCTCGGTGATGCCGGAACTGCCCTCGGGCAACACCAATGCGCCGACGATCATGATCGCCGAGCGAGCCAGCGCGCTGCTGCTCGGCATGGAGCACTGA
- a CDS encoding Hsp33 family molecular chaperone HslO: MTRLPVETILVEDVLHRFLLERAGVRGVLVRLGPAWREVAGRADYPASLRALLGQSLAASALLTGNIKLDGALSIELKSAGALRLLFTECTDRGRLRGLARWSDPLPEPLALADLPGAVMAITIGSAERGQRYQGLVDLHQPDLARSLEAYFVQSEQLPARIVLAADGEHAVGLMLQRLPGEGGHDAVQDEDAWSRIEHLTATLGADEMLATAPEQLLYRLYHEENVRLFEPRPLAFGCSCTRERVSAMLRALGREEVEAALAARDGEIEVICEFCAQRYTFDRIDAEHLLSSPGGTPQSTTAQ; encoded by the coding sequence ATGACGAGGCTTCCCGTGGAAACGATTCTGGTCGAAGACGTGCTGCACCGCTTCCTGCTCGAGCGTGCGGGCGTGCGAGGCGTGCTCGTGCGGCTGGGGCCGGCCTGGCGCGAAGTCGCCGGCCGGGCCGACTATCCGGCTTCCCTGCGGGCGCTGCTGGGCCAGTCGCTGGCGGCCAGCGCGCTGCTGACCGGCAACATCAAGCTCGACGGCGCGTTGTCGATCGAGCTCAAGAGCGCCGGTGCCCTGCGCCTGCTGTTCACCGAGTGCACCGACCGGGGTCGCCTGCGCGGCCTGGCGCGGTGGAGCGATCCTTTGCCGGAGCCGCTGGCGCTGGCAGACCTGCCCGGCGCGGTGATGGCGATCACCATCGGCTCGGCCGAGCGCGGCCAACGCTACCAGGGCCTGGTGGACCTGCATCAGCCCGATCTGGCCCGCTCGCTGGAAGCCTATTTCGTGCAGTCCGAGCAGTTGCCGGCGCGCATCGTGCTGGCCGCCGATGGCGAGCATGCGGTCGGCCTGATGCTGCAGCGCCTGCCGGGCGAGGGCGGGCACGACGCGGTGCAGGACGAGGACGCGTGGTCGCGCATCGAGCACCTCACCGCCACGCTGGGCGCGGACGAGATGCTGGCCACGGCACCCGAACAGCTGCTGTACCGGCTCTACCACGAGGAGAACGTGCGCCTGTTCGAGCCGCGTCCGCTGGCCTTCGGCTGCAGCTGCACCCGCGAGCGGGTGTCGGCCATGCTGCGCGCGCTGGGGCGCGAGGAAGTGGAGGCGGCGCTCGCCGCGCGCGACGGCGAGATCGAGGTGATCTGCGAGTTCTGCGCCCAGCGCTACACCTTCGACCGCATCGACGCCGAACATCTGCTGAGCAGTCCGGGTGGCACCCCGCAGTCGACCACGGCGCAGTAA
- a CDS encoding bifunctional diguanylate cyclase/phosphodiesterase yields MSFVPTQSASGSGRTSSGQLALHGAVERLFSVTDAAGVVDVCERLLATLGFAGRLRWRLHGDSWTPDPGVRQIDLADDPQGLRTLILECPAAPLPVTLEAELAWLGRVVASRLRQLAETARLYEAISRLAMAERLQRALYAIAEQAGSDHAMPDMMRALHGIVGSLMYAENFYIVLYDEASGSVRFPYYVDTMDKDPPSPGESVPLREMEYSLTWNLLKGGQPIMGSIEEVSQQLPGRLIPIGPNCEHWLGVPLLREGRVVGGIVMQSYRSDTRYTQNDRELLSYVAQHVQTALERRAAHAELERRVADRTAALREANRVLRQQVLQRQRGERLQAALFRIAEMASAPESLEGFYAAVHRIISGLLYARNFYIALLDEDGKQISFPYSVDEVDAVRPPRSHGRGATEYVLRHGKPLLADPAEIDRLVSIGEISQFGARSVCWLGVPLVWNDRVMGVLAVQSYTPEHTYTARDQELLTFVSYHIANALQRKHTNESLKQAYASLERRVDERTRALALANRDLREQIAERERVERRLKYETLHDSLTGLPNRTLLLQRLDHALNQYKADPQRLFAVLFIDLDRFKVINDSVGHLVGDDLLFQVGGRIRGCLKTRDLVARLGGDEFAVLLDGITEPAMAQQIAERIITQLQAPFRLGIKEIFTSASIGISLPAPHYQQPEELLRDADAAMYSAKDDGRHRAALFDDRLRYEALSLLEMEGDLRRGLARNEFEPYYQPVVAISDGSIVGFEALLRWNHPERGLLSPGDFLIVAEESGCAENIDWQIFEQVFAQTLVLTRGEGFISINVSGRHFRLADLDERLLAAMERHGVPTHCIRIEVTERALLENPPQVKRILESLRQQGVRISLDDFGTGYSSLSYLHQYPIQTLKIDRSFITELPRDLAELEENQGLAVVRGIQVLADSLKMEVIAEGIEEEHQREALLRIGTRYAQGFLFARAQPASHWLGPDAPARLLPLAD; encoded by the coding sequence ATGAGCTTCGTGCCCACCCAGAGCGCGAGCGGATCTGGCCGGACCAGTTCCGGGCAGCTTGCGCTGCATGGAGCGGTCGAACGGCTGTTCAGCGTGACCGACGCGGCCGGCGTCGTCGATGTCTGCGAGCGCCTGCTCGCTACTCTCGGATTCGCCGGACGCCTGCGCTGGCGGCTCCATGGCGACAGCTGGACGCCGGACCCGGGGGTGCGCCAGATCGACCTGGCCGACGATCCGCAGGGCCTGCGCACACTGATTCTCGAGTGTCCCGCCGCGCCACTGCCGGTAACCCTGGAAGCCGAACTGGCCTGGCTGGGCCGGGTGGTGGCTTCGCGGCTACGGCAACTGGCCGAAACCGCCAGGCTCTACGAGGCCATCTCCCGCCTGGCCATGGCCGAGCGCCTGCAACGCGCGCTGTACGCGATCGCCGAGCAGGCCGGTTCCGACCATGCGATGCCGGACATGATGCGCGCCCTGCACGGCATCGTCGGCAGCCTGATGTACGCGGAGAATTTCTACATCGTGTTGTATGACGAAGCCTCGGGAAGCGTGCGCTTTCCGTACTACGTGGACACGATGGACAAGGACCCGCCCTCGCCCGGCGAGAGTGTTCCGCTCAGGGAGATGGAGTACAGCCTCACCTGGAACCTGCTCAAGGGCGGGCAGCCGATCATGGGATCGATCGAGGAGGTGTCGCAGCAGTTGCCCGGCCGGCTGATACCGATCGGACCGAACTGCGAGCACTGGCTCGGCGTCCCGCTGCTGCGCGAAGGGCGGGTCGTGGGCGGTATCGTGATGCAGAGCTACCGCAGCGACACGCGATATACCCAGAACGACCGCGAACTGCTCAGCTATGTCGCCCAGCACGTGCAGACAGCGCTGGAGCGCCGGGCGGCCCACGCCGAGCTGGAGCGTCGCGTGGCCGACCGCACCGCTGCTCTGCGGGAGGCCAACCGGGTGCTGCGCCAGCAGGTGCTGCAGCGTCAGCGCGGGGAGCGGCTGCAGGCAGCACTGTTCCGCATCGCCGAAATGGCCAGCGCACCGGAGAGCCTGGAGGGCTTCTACGCTGCCGTGCACCGGATCATCAGCGGCCTGCTCTACGCCCGGAATTTCTACATCGCGCTGCTGGACGAGGACGGCAAGCAGATCAGCTTCCCCTACTCGGTCGACGAGGTGGACGCGGTGCGCCCGCCGCGCTCGCACGGACGAGGCGCCACCGAATACGTGCTGCGCCACGGCAAGCCGCTGCTGGCCGATCCGGCCGAGATCGACCGGTTGGTGTCGATCGGCGAAATCAGCCAGTTCGGCGCCCGCTCGGTGTGCTGGCTGGGCGTGCCGCTGGTCTGGAACGACCGCGTCATGGGCGTGCTGGCGGTGCAGAGCTACACCCCGGAGCACACCTACACGGCGCGCGACCAGGAGCTGCTCACCTTCGTCAGCTACCACATCGCCAACGCGCTGCAGCGCAAGCACACCAATGAGTCGCTCAAGCAGGCCTATGCGAGCCTGGAGCGACGCGTCGACGAGCGCACCCGCGCGCTGGCGCTGGCCAACCGGGATCTGCGCGAGCAGATCGCCGAACGCGAGCGGGTCGAGCGCCGGCTCAAGTACGAGACGCTTCACGACTCGCTGACCGGCCTGCCGAACCGCACCCTGCTGCTGCAGCGGCTCGACCACGCACTGAACCAGTACAAGGCCGATCCGCAGCGGCTGTTCGCAGTGCTGTTCATCGACCTGGACCGCTTCAAGGTCATCAACGACTCGGTCGGCCATCTGGTCGGCGACGACCTGCTGTTCCAGGTGGGCGGCCGCATCCGCGGCTGCCTGAAGACGCGCGACCTGGTGGCCCGCCTCGGCGGCGACGAGTTCGCGGTGCTGCTCGACGGCATTACCGAACCGGCCATGGCGCAGCAGATCGCCGAGCGCATCATCACCCAGCTCCAGGCCCCGTTCCGGCTGGGCATCAAGGAGATCTTCACCTCGGCCTCGATCGGCATCTCCCTGCCCGCGCCTCATTACCAGCAGCCCGAAGAGCTCCTGCGCGACGCCGATGCGGCGATGTACAGCGCCAAGGACGACGGTCGCCATCGGGCCGCGCTGTTCGACGACCGCCTGCGTTACGAAGCGCTGTCCCTGCTCGAGATGGAGGGTGACCTGCGCCGCGGCCTCGCGCGCAACGAGTTCGAGCCCTACTACCAGCCGGTGGTGGCGATCTCCGATGGCAGCATCGTGGGCTTCGAGGCACTGCTGCGCTGGAACCACCCGGAACGCGGCCTGCTGTCGCCCGGCGATTTCCTGATCGTCGCCGAGGAGAGCGGCTGCGCCGAAAACATCGACTGGCAGATCTTCGAGCAGGTGTTCGCACAGACGCTGGTGCTGACCCGCGGCGAGGGTTTCATCAGCATCAACGTGTCCGGCCGGCATTTCCGGCTGGCCGACCTGGACGAACGGCTGCTGGCGGCAATGGAACGTCATGGCGTGCCGACCCACTGCATCCGCATCGAGGTCACCGAACGCGCGCTGCTGGAGAATCCGCCGCAGGTCAAACGCATCCTGGAGAGCCTGCGCCAGCAGGGCGTGCGGATCTCCCTGGACGACTTCGGCACCGGCTATTCGTCACTGAGCTACCTGCACCAGTACCCGATCCAGACCCTGAAGATCGATCGCTCCTTTATCACCGAGCTGCCCCGCGACCTGGCCGAGCTGGAGGAGAACCAGGGCCTGGCCGTGGTGCGCGGCATCCAGGTGCTGGCCGACTCGCTGAAGATGGAGGTGATCGCCGAGGGCATCGAGGAGGAGCACCAGCGCGAAGCACTGCTCCGTATCGGCACCCGCTACGCGCAAGGCTTCCTGTTTGCGCGCGCGCAGCCCGCCTCGCACTGGCTGGGGCCCGACGCGCCGGCCCGGCTCCTGCCGCTGGCGGACTGA
- a CDS encoding CBS domain-containing protein, which produces MNQVKHLLEIKGHAVHAVPPETPVLDAIRMMAERRVGALLVMHAERLEGIVSERDYARKVILQGRASASTPVSEIMSAQPITVTPETEVLECMRLCTHSRIRHLPVIEDGRVVGLISIGDLVKAVIDEQAEQIEQLQRYITG; this is translated from the coding sequence ATGAACCAGGTCAAGCATCTGCTGGAGATCAAGGGTCACGCGGTACACGCCGTGCCACCGGAAACGCCGGTACTGGACGCGATCCGGATGATGGCCGAGCGCCGCGTCGGCGCCCTGCTCGTGATGCACGCCGAGCGGCTGGAAGGGATCGTTTCCGAGCGTGACTACGCGCGCAAGGTGATCCTGCAGGGGCGTGCCTCGGCGTCTACCCCGGTGTCCGAGATCATGAGCGCACAACCGATCACGGTGACCCCGGAGACCGAGGTGCTCGAATGCATGCGCTTATGCACGCACAGCCGGATCCGGCACCTGCCGGTGATCGAAGACGGCCGCGTGGTCGGCCTGATCTCGATCGGCGACCTGGTCAAGGCGGTGATCGACGAGCAGGCCGAACAGATCGAGCAACTGCAGCGCTACATCACCGGGTGA
- a CDS encoding DUF4097 family beta strand repeat-containing protein → MKTFRYLTLLAALHAGAAWADTPLDLTHAATPKVRVSISNIKGEVNVTAWDRDTVHVGGTLGDGARPLEITGSDDDLEIKVRAQGHSGLLNWGSDNAMGASTLDVQVPRGASLDVSVVSAPLSIDGIDGGTVEVNSVSGRVRINARTPKLSVDSVSGSIEQAGHAATADLQTVSGDILAPVLGAEARLETVSGKVQAHGGPWKKVTLSTVSGDVDVAGDMAADGKMDIDSMSGDVQVSLPTGVSTSIHASSFSGNLRSAFGTAQRNEHGPGSELDATAGSGSARIVIESFSGDVRIRAGDH, encoded by the coding sequence ATGAAGACATTCCGCTATCTGACCCTGCTCGCCGCGCTCCATGCCGGAGCTGCATGGGCCGACACACCGTTGGATCTCACCCACGCTGCCACACCGAAGGTCCGCGTATCGATCAGCAACATCAAGGGCGAGGTCAACGTTACCGCGTGGGACCGCGACACCGTCCACGTCGGCGGCACGCTGGGCGACGGCGCTCGCCCGCTGGAGATCACCGGGTCGGACGATGATCTCGAGATCAAGGTGCGCGCGCAGGGGCATTCCGGGCTTCTCAACTGGGGCAGCGACAACGCCATGGGGGCAAGCACGCTTGATGTGCAGGTTCCACGCGGTGCATCGCTCGACGTAAGCGTGGTGAGCGCCCCCCTGAGCATCGACGGGATCGACGGCGGCACGGTCGAAGTGAACTCGGTGAGCGGTCGCGTCCGCATCAATGCGCGTACCCCGAAGCTCAGCGTGGACAGCGTCAGCGGCAGCATCGAGCAGGCCGGCCACGCGGCGACCGCCGATCTGCAGACCGTCAGCGGCGACATCCTCGCTCCGGTGCTGGGCGCCGAGGCCCGGCTTGAAACGGTATCCGGCAAGGTACAGGCGCACGGCGGCCCGTGGAAGAAAGTCACGCTCAGCACCGTATCGGGCGACGTGGACGTGGCCGGCGACATGGCCGCAGACGGCAAGATGGACATCGACAGCATGAGCGGCGACGTCCAGGTGTCGTTGCCGACCGGCGTGTCCACCTCGATCCACGCCAGCAGCTTCAGTGGCAACCTTCGCAGCGCCTTCGGCACGGCGCAGCGCAACGAACACGGGCCAGGCAGCGAACTCGACGCCACGGCCGGCAGTGGCAGTGCCCGCATCGTGATCGAGAGCTTCAGCGGTGACGTGCGGATCCGCGCCGGCGATCACTGA